From Candidatus Pedobacter colombiensis, one genomic window encodes:
- a CDS encoding PRTRC system protein C, with translation MLIAKELPRIFLYKTKEQETRLSDPEPKFSPMAVMNFYANTFTELVTANIEGPVIKDDEVQYRFVSTLGTKG, from the coding sequence ATGTTAATCGCTAAGGAACTCCCACGCATTTTTCTCTATAAAACAAAGGAACAGGAAACAAGGCTATCAGACCCCGAACCAAAATTCAGCCCTATGGCCGTCATGAATTTTTATGCTAATACTTTTACTGAACTTGTCACCGCCAATATTGAAGGACCTGTTATAAAAGATGATGAAGTACAGTATAGGTTCGTCAGCACATTAGGTACAAAAGGATAA
- a CDS encoding prtrc system protein e: METNFFQSLAALPAASNSEWVVVIKQLENKMIVSVLYKDETCGDSARKIIPTLNFNDSPIRLDTCFFPDLNTAFTGTFEIHSNMEHYLKQQEIAKLNAKMVKDKNKPVKAKTEGIAEENPKTERERKYEAAMKEADELEANGKHREAWMKVPEPSDYPEYADILRKRREDLSKVIFPPSLF, from the coding sequence ATGGAAACGAATTTCTTTCAATCGCTTGCGGCCTTACCTGCGGCCAGTAACAGCGAATGGGTTGTAGTCATCAAGCAACTGGAAAACAAGATGATTGTATCAGTACTCTATAAGGATGAAACGTGTGGGGACAGTGCAAGAAAAATAATCCCAACGCTCAATTTTAATGATAGCCCTATCAGGTTGGACACTTGCTTCTTCCCTGATCTGAACACTGCCTTTACAGGAACATTTGAAATCCACAGCAATATGGAGCATTACCTCAAACAACAGGAAATCGCAAAGCTGAACGCCAAGATGGTTAAGGATAAAAACAAACCTGTTAAAGCCAAGACGGAAGGCATAGCAGAAGAAAACCCGAAAACTGAAAGGGAGCGGAAATATGAAGCTGCTATGAAAGAGGCCGATGAACTCGAAGCAAACGGCAAGCACAGGGAGGCATGGATGAAAGTTCCTGAACCATCCGACTATCCCGAATATGCGGACATCCTTCGTAAGCGCAGGGAGGATTTATCTAAAGTCATTTTCCCACCGAGCCTTTTTTAA